A genomic segment from Xiphophorus maculatus strain JP 163 A chromosome 6, X_maculatus-5.0-male, whole genome shotgun sequence encodes:
- the rnf2 gene encoding E3 ubiquitin-protein ligase RING2 translates to MTQTLQTNGVQSLSKTWELSLYELQRTPQEAITDGLEIAVSPRSLHSELMCPICLDMLKNTMTTKECLHRFCADCIITALRSGNKECPTCRKKLVSKRSLRPDPNFDALISKIYPSRDEYEAHQERVLARISKHNNQQALSHSIEEGLKIQAMTRLQRGKRHTVENGSGAEDNGDSSHCSNASVHSNQEAGPSIKRTKTSDDSGLDMDNAAENGGGDSVIDGGASEIELVFRPHPTLMEKDDGHNSVEFVPRYIKTSGNATVDHLSKYLAVRLALEELRRNAEASPVNVEAASEKQYTIYIPTAGNQFTVLNGSFSLELVSEKYWKVNKPMELYFAPTKEHK, encoded by the exons ATGACTCAGACACTGCAGACGAATGGGGTCCAGTCCCTCAGCAAGACTTGGGAACTAAGTCTCTATGAACTACAGAGAACACCACAG GAGGCAATAACAGACGGACTGGAGATAGCTGTGTCACCCAGGTCCTTACACAGTGAACTTATGTGTCCTATCTGTCTGGACATGTTGAAAAACACGATGACAACCAAAGAATGTCTGCACCGCTTCTGCGCTGATTGTATCATCACAGCTTTGAGATCTgg GAATAAAGAGTGCCCTACCTGCCGTAAGAAGCTTGTTTCTAAGAGGTCACTCCGTCCTGACCCCAATTTTGATGCTCTGATTA GTAAGATTTATCCCAGCCGAGATGAGTATGAAGCCCACCAGGAGAGAGTTTTGGCTCGCATTAGCAAACACAACAATCAGCAGGCTTTGTCCCACAGCATAGAAGAGGGGCTGAAGATACAGGCAATGACCAG GCTACAGCGTGGCAAGAGGCACACAGTGGAAAACGGTAGCGGAGCTGAGGACAACGGAGACTCCTCTCACTGTAGCAATGCGTCTGTCCACAGTAATCAG GAGGCAGGACCGAGCATTAAGCGCACCAAGACTAGTGATGACAGCGGTTTGGACATGGACAATGCTGCTGAGAATGGGGGAGGAGACTCTGTGATTGATGGAGGAGCCAGTGAAATAGAGCTGGTGTTTAGGCCACACCCCACCCTGATGGAGAAGGATGATGGTCATAACAG TGTGGAGTTTGTTCCTCGCTACATTAAGACCTCGGGTAACGCCACTGTGGATCACCTGTCTAAATACCTGGCAGTCCGGCTGGCTCTGGAGGAACTGAGAAGAAATGCTGAGGCCAGTCCTGTTAACGTTgaagcagcatcagagaaaCAGTACACTATCTACATACCTACTGCTGGAAACCAGTTTACT GTTCTGAATGGTTCCTTCTCCCTGGAGCTGGTCAGTGAAAAGTACTGGAAGGTCAACAAACCCATGGAGCTCTACTTTGCCCCCACTAAAGAACACAAGTAA